In Natronococcus sp. AD-5, the genomic window GACCGCGAGTTCGAACCGGAGATGGACCGCGACGAGGCGAACAAAAAGTACGATCGCTGGAGCGACGCCGTCGACCGCTCGCTCGACTGGGCACGGGACGGTGACTGAGAATGCTCGACGCCTTACTCGACCTGGCGGAGCTCATCGCCGCCTTCGGCGGCGGCGCCTTCGGTGCCGCGCTCGGACCGCTGCCGGCGTTCATCTTCACCGGCTTCATGGTGATCGCGGGCGAGTCGGCGACGCTCGTCGACCCCGAGGCCGCCGCGATCACCGGCCAGGTCGCCTTCGGGCCGCCGTTCTCCCCGGCGATCAGCTTCGCCGGCGGCGTGGCGGCGACGGCCTACGCCGCCCGTCGAGGATACATGGATACCGGCTTCGACTACCACGAGGCGAAAAACATCACCTTCGCGCTCGGGACGAAGCCCGACGTGCTCGCCGTCGGCGGCGCGTTCGGGATCCTCGGTTACTGGCTGACCGTGCTCTCGGCGGAACTCGGCATGCCGTACGACCCCATCGCGATGGGCGTCGTGCTCTCGGCGTTCGCCCACCGATTGATCCTCGGCTACAGCATTATCGGGAAGGTTCGGGGAGCAAATATTCTCGACATGGGCCCATTCGAGCGGGATGAGATGCGCGTCATGGGCGAATCCGCTACTAACGGCGGCGAAACGCAGGCGGCCGCTCCCACCGCGGACGCCCAGAAAGAACGGCTCAAGGTCGAGCCGTGGCTCCCCCACCAGTACAAGTGGAGCCACGTCGCGATGATCGGTCTCGCGGCGGGAATCCTGGGCGCGTACGTCGGGGTCAGGACCGGCAGCGCGTTCCTCGGCTTCGGGATCAGTGCAGCCTCGCTCGTCTTCCTCAACTGCGGCGTCGAGAAAATCCCGGTGACGCACCACATGACCTTACCCGCCGCGACCGCCGCGCTGGCGGTCTACGTCCCGGCCGACGGCGTCGTCGCGCAGGGCGCGCCGGTCGCCTACGACAGCGGCGCACTCCTCGCCGGCACCGGCGTCGAGGTCGCGTTGATCGTCGGCCTCGTCTTCGGCGTCGTCTCCGCGCTCTTCGGCGAACTGTTCCAGCGGATCTTCTACGCCCACGGCGACACGCACGTCGACCCGCCGGCTGCGGCGATCGTGTTCGGAATTTTCCTGGTCGCGGTCATGTACGCCCTCGGCGTCTTCCCGACGACGGTCTACGTGCCGTTCTTCTGAGCGGCGACCGCCGTCCCGTTTTGCCGCGCTTCACATCCTCGTCGACGAACCGACGGCTTTAGGCCACAGGTCACGGATCCGCAGGTATGCCGACCGACCCACCGCTCGTGCTCGACATCGACGGCACGCTCACCCGTCCCGAAGGCTGGGGGATCGATCCGCGCGTCTTCGACCCGATCCGCGACTGGGACGCTCCCGTCGTGATCGCCACCGGGAAGGCCTTTCCGTACCCGGTCGCCCTCTGTCACTTCGTCGGCGTGCCGGAGCTCGTCGTCGCCGAAAACGGCGGCGTCGTCTACACCGGCGACGACGTCTTCTTCACGGCCGACCGCGAGGCAGCCCAGGCCGTCACCGAGGAGTACCGCGCCGCGGGCTACTCGCCGGGCTGGGGCGAGGAGGACACCGTCAACCGCTGGCGCGAGACCGAGGTCGCGATCAACTTGGAGCAGCCGATCGCACCGCTGCGCGAGATCGCCGCCGAACGCGGTCTCGAGGTCGTCGACACCGGCTACGCCTACCACGTCAAGGATACGACCCCGAACAAGGGCGAGGGCGTCGAGACCATCGCGGAGCACGTCGGCTTCGACCTCGCCGACGCCGTCGCCGTCGGCGACTCGGTCAACGACGTCTCGACGTTCGAAGTCGCGGGT contains:
- a CDS encoding phosphoglycolate phosphatase; translation: MPTDPPLVLDIDGTLTRPEGWGIDPRVFDPIRDWDAPVVIATGKAFPYPVALCHFVGVPELVVAENGGVVYTGDDVFFTADREAAQAVTEEYRAAGYSPGWGEEDTVNRWRETEVAINLEQPIAPLREIAAERGLEVVDTGYAYHVKDTTPNKGEGVETIAEHVGFDLADAVAVGDSVNDVSTFEVAGRSFAVANADRSAREAADEVLEGVHADGTLAVLERVRGSS